One Spea bombifrons isolate aSpeBom1 chromosome 1, aSpeBom1.2.pri, whole genome shotgun sequence DNA window includes the following coding sequences:
- the LOC128499444 gene encoding acyl-CoA dehydrogenase family member 11-like — MSRTRGVNLVNLLVFQKTGKLWHSGIQYQSVCPLGSKSAVAPAADHVAGPQQQAILEEIKIPFSHAHIGNFFQEQPKLGNQFLEDTLLQNYLKRHLPPAILEEVSQDFERFGQRLVDEIDSLGRECELNPPQLQQYDAWGQRVDKIVTCPAWKRMKELSAEEGLVAEAYERRYSSWSRLIQVAKIYLYAPSSGLFTCPLAMTDGAAKVIESLGRPATLESAFKHLTSRNPNHFWTSGQWMTERRGGSDVAGGTETVARCQEDGTYRLHGYKWFTSATDSDMSLTLGRVINSQGQTVQGTRGLSLFYLEVRGADGKLNGIEVQRLKDKLGTRQVPTAELLLDGVKALMISPEGRGVASISSMLTITRMHNTIFAAAGMRRVINLAREYAAKRFVFGKLIKDHPLHIQTMTRMEVEARGAFLLVMEVARLLGLEETNMATEQDLYLLRLLTPIAKLYTGKQSLAVISEGLECFGGQGYMEDTGLPAMLRDAQVLTIWEGTTNILSLDVLRSIMKSKGHILSAYLSATQDKLEAAANVPGLSKAAHVSMKALQQLKIFTQQAGERGGGFMELAARDFAYSLAKIYIGSLLLEHAAWAGASETDKYCAERWSEQDLCPVFKAEASGIYSTEAQSLAKQLVYEKKRPL; from the exons ATGTCACGAACAAGAGG GGTGAACTTGGTCAACCTCCTTGTGTTTCAGAAGACTGGAAAGCTttggcacagtggcatacagTACCAGTCTGTGTGCCCATTGGGTAGCAAGAGTGCCGTGGCTCCGGCCGCTGACCATGTTGCTGGACCGCAGCAGCAGGCAATCCTGGAAGAAATAAAGATTCCTTTCTCCCATGCACATATTGGAAATTTTTTCCAAGAACAACCCAAGTTGGGAAACCAATTCTTGGAGGATACACTACTCCAAAACTATCTGAAGCGACATCTTCCTCCAGCG ATACTGGAAGAGGTCAGCCAAGACTTTGAACGTTTTGGACAGCGTCTCGTGGACGAGATTGACTCACTTGGACGTGAGTGCGAGTTGAATCCACCACAGCTGCAACAGTATGATGCCTGGGGTCAAAGAGTGGATAAGATTGTTACTTGTCCGGCCTGGAAGAGGATGAAAGAGCTGTCTGCAGAGGAAGGCCTTGTGGCAGAAGCATACGAGAGGAGGTATTCTAGCTGGAG CCGTTTGATTCAGGTTGCCAAGATCTATCTGTACGCGCCATCTTCTGGACTCTTCACCTGTCCGCTAGCCATGACTGATGGTGCAGCCAAGGTCATAGAG TCTCTGGGTAGACCAGCCACTCTAGAAAGTGCTTTTAAACATTTGACCTCACGAAACCCTAATCATTTCTGGACCTCCGGACAATGGATGACAGAGCGCAGAGGAGGATCAGATGTTG CGGGTGGAACAGAGACAGTGGCACGTTGTCAGGAAGATGGGACTTATCGGCTTCATGGGTACAAATGGTTCACATCAGCTACAGACTCAGACATGAGCTTGACCTTAGGCAGGGTGATCAATAGCCAAGGTCAAACAGTGCAG GGAACTAGAGGGCTGTCGCTTTTTTACCTGGAAGTTCGAGGTGCAGATGGGAAGCTGAATGGAATCGAGGTTCAGAGGCTTAAAGATAAACTGGGTACTCGACAGGTGCCAACAGCTGAGCTTCTACTTGATGGGGTGAAGGCTTTAATG ATTTCTCCCGAGGGCCGCGGAGTTGCTTCTATCTCCAGCATGCTGACTATTACTCGCATGCACAACACTATTTTTGCAGCAGCTGGCATGAGGAG GGTAATCAATTTAGCAAGGGAGTATGCGGCCAAACGATTTGTGTTTGGAAAACTAATAAAGGACCACCCGCTACACATACAGACTATGACACGCATGGAG GTGGAGGCGCGTGGAGCTTTTCTGCTCGTGATGGAAGTTGCTCGTCTGTTGGGTCTGGAAGAAACAAACATGGCAACAGAACAGGATCTTTACCTCCTCCGTTTACTTACACCCATTGCCAAACTGTACACAGGAAAACAG TCTCTTGCAGTTATATCAGAGGGGCTGGAATGTTTCGGTGGACAGGGCTACATGGAAGACACGGGCCTGCCTGCGATGCTCAGAGATGCTCAG GTACTGACAATATGGGAAGGGACAACCAACATCCTGTCTTTAGATGTCTTGCGTTCAATCATGAAGAGCAAAGGACATATCTTGAGTGCCTACCTCTCTGCCACTCAG GATAAGTTGGAAGCTGCAGCTAACGTACCTGGGCTTTCCAAAGCTGCGCATGTCTCAATGAAGGCACTACAGCAGCTCAAAATCTTTACACAACAAGCAGGAGAGAGAGGAGGTGGCTTCATGGAACTTGCAGCCAGAGACTTTGCTTACAGTCTTGCTAAGATTTATATTG GTTCACTCTTACTTGAACATGCCGCATGGGCCGGAGCATCAGAAACAGACAAGTACTGTGCTGAAAG ATGGAGTGAGCAGGACCTGTGCCCTGTATTTAAAGCTGAAGCCTCGGGGATCTACAGCACAGAAGCACAGTCCCTGGCTAAGCAGCTGGTGTATGAAAAAAAGCGCCCTCTTTGA